From a region of the Vagococcus coleopterorum genome:
- a CDS encoding site-specific integrase, which yields MSKRGENIYKRKDGRWEGRYWKGRRVNGSIKYGYIYGKSYYEVKHKLIDYKAYYQDQLLVNKNYGVTFEEWMECWLHEKKERVKQSTYAHYNNKMRYYILPLLDGYLISDIKTYEIEMLLNNLMKQGLNPSTVKMLISLLKQCLSAAQKKEILSSNPCEEIQLPKVPKRKVQALTQMEQLKLEEMALSEEHSNGLPIFLALQTGMRIGEISALQWKDIDFEKGTIYVRHTYQRIGKNN from the coding sequence TTGAGCAAACGAGGAGAAAATATTTATAAGCGCAAAGATGGTCGTTGGGAAGGACGGTATTGGAAAGGTAGACGGGTAAATGGATCAATTAAGTATGGTTATATATACGGTAAGAGCTATTATGAAGTTAAACATAAATTAATCGATTATAAAGCCTATTATCAGGATCAACTATTAGTTAATAAAAATTATGGTGTAACGTTTGAAGAGTGGATGGAGTGTTGGTTACATGAAAAAAAAGAACGTGTGAAGCAATCAACATATGCACATTATAATAACAAAATGAGATATTATATCTTACCACTATTAGATGGATACCTGATTAGTGATATTAAAACATATGAAATTGAAATGTTGTTGAATAATTTAATGAAACAAGGTTTAAATCCGTCAACCGTCAAAATGCTAATATCGTTACTTAAGCAGTGCTTGTCAGCTGCACAAAAAAAAGAAATCTTATCTTCTAACCCGTGCGAAGAAATTCAATTACCTAAAGTACCTAAAAGGAAGGTTCAGGCATTAACTCAAATGGAACAATTAAAACTAGAAGAAATGGCGCTGAGTGAAGAACATTCCAATGGGTTACCAATTTTTTTAGCGTTACAAACAGGGATGAGAATTGGAGAAATTTCTGCGCTACAATGGAAAGACATTGACTTTGAAAAAGGGACTATTTATGTTAGGCACACGTATCAAAGAATCGGAAAAAACAATTGA